The Arcobacter arenosus genome has a window encoding:
- the ppk2 gene encoding polyphosphate kinase 2, translated as MNLSDFEKTNYSGLYISKATHPAFGKKYIARFQYDKKRYVKVLGYTKKDNLTKKSALNLMQKFKDSVINENTIKETKEIVKPTKNVSDTKVEELIEENKRLKGILGNFQDVDPQVLHDGIQKIYDLEELKAYQIELIKLQNFLESQNKRMIILFEGRDASGKGGAIRRITRYMNNKHYRVVALGKPTDTQKNQWFFQRYIEHFPTGGEMVLFDRSWYNRAMVEPIFGFCTKEEHEIFMEDVVNFEQDLVRQGMILIKLYFSVSKEEQKRRFDRRINDPLRQWKFSEVDMQAQDLWHEFSEKKYEMLRRTSSRSAPWYVVRSDDKHKARLEAMKIILNSVDYDGRNYKLDFEPNENINISVQKELMQMRKSQNY; from the coding sequence ATGAATTTAAGTGATTTTGAAAAAACAAATTATAGTGGACTGTACATCTCAAAAGCTACACATCCAGCTTTTGGAAAAAAATATATTGCAAGATTTCAATATGATAAAAAAAGATACGTAAAAGTATTAGGTTATACAAAAAAAGATAATCTTACAAAAAAATCTGCATTAAATTTAATGCAAAAATTTAAAGACTCAGTTATAAACGAAAATACAATAAAAGAGACTAAAGAGATTGTAAAACCAACAAAAAACGTTTCAGATACTAAAGTTGAAGAGTTAATTGAAGAAAATAAGAGATTAAAAGGGATTTTAGGAAATTTCCAAGATGTTGATCCTCAAGTTTTACATGATGGTATTCAAAAAATTTATGATTTAGAAGAGTTAAAAGCATACCAAATTGAGCTAATTAAATTACAAAACTTTTTAGAATCTCAAAACAAAAGAATGATTATTCTTTTTGAAGGTAGAGATGCATCAGGAAAAGGTGGTGCAATTAGACGAATTACAAGATATATGAATAACAAACACTATAGAGTTGTTGCCTTAGGTAAACCAACTGATACTCAAAAAAACCAATGGTTTTTCCAAAGATATATTGAACATTTCCCAACAGGTGGAGAGATGGTTCTATTTGATAGATCTTGGTACAACAGAGCTATGGTTGAACCAATTTTTGGATTTTGTACAAAAGAAGAACATGAAATCTTTATGGAAGATGTTGTAAATTTTGAGCAAGATTTAGTTAGACAAGGTATGATTTTAATTAAACTTTATTTCTCTGTTTCAAAAGAGGAACAAAAAAGAAGATTTGATAGAAGAATAAATGACCCCTTAAGACAATGGAAATTTTCAGAAGTTGATATGCAAGCTCAAGATTTATGGCATGAGTTTTCTGAAAAGAAATATGAGATGTTAAGACGTACTTCTTCAAGATCAGCACCTTGGTATGTTGTAAGAAGTGATGACAAACATAAAGCAAGATTAGAAGCAATGAAAATTATTCTTAATTCTGTTGATTATGATGGAAGAAACTATAAATTAGATTTTGAACCAAATGAAAATATTAATATTTCTGTTCAAAAAGAATTAATGCAAATGAGAAAATCACAAAACTATTAA
- the ppk2 gene encoding polyphosphate kinase 2 → MGQERQIINEEFKDEDEIDTHKNIKHNKDSKREREQFNEKGNKVQIWVKKETLEYEKELTSLQIELLKFQNYVKEKGLKVLMLFEGRDAAGKGGTIKRITEHLNPRGARVVALEKPSDIEKTQWYFQRYTKHLPSAGEIVLFDRSWYNRAGVEPVMGFCTSEEHHEFLREVPEFEKMLVKSGIILLKFYISVSKEEQARRFAKRETDPLKQYKLSPVDKESQKLWDKYTIAKFSMLMASNTDHAPWVVVKSDNKKKARINCIKHILSSVDYPSKVNSKHLKVDKKIVISGSEELEIMEDENKFAKA, encoded by the coding sequence ATGGGACAGGAAAGACAGATTATAAATGAAGAATTTAAAGACGAAGACGAGATAGATACCCATAAAAATATCAAACACAACAAAGATAGTAAGCGGGAAAGAGAACAGTTTAACGAAAAGGGAAATAAAGTTCAAATTTGGGTAAAAAAAGAAACTCTTGAATATGAAAAAGAGTTAACTTCACTTCAAATTGAACTTTTAAAATTTCAAAACTATGTAAAAGAAAAAGGTCTTAAGGTTCTTATGCTTTTTGAGGGAAGGGATGCTGCAGGTAAAGGTGGAACTATAAAAAGAATCACTGAGCATTTAAATCCTAGGGGTGCAAGAGTTGTTGCTTTAGAAAAACCAAGTGATATTGAAAAAACACAATGGTATTTTCAACGATATACAAAACATTTGCCAAGTGCAGGTGAGATAGTTTTATTTGACAGGTCTTGGTACAACAGAGCTGGGGTTGAACCAGTTATGGGATTTTGTACATCAGAAGAGCACCATGAGTTTCTAAGGGAAGTTCCAGAGTTTGAAAAAATGCTTGTTAAATCTGGAATTATTTTATTGAAATTTTATATATCAGTATCAAAAGAGGAACAAGCAAGAAGATTTGCAAAAAGAGAAACTGATCCCTTAAAGCAATACAAACTAAGCCCCGTTGATAAAGAATCTCAAAAACTTTGGGATAAATACACTATTGCAAAATTTTCTATGTTGATGGCATCAAATACAGACCATGCTCCATGGGTAGTAGTAAAAAGCGACAATAAAAAGAAAGCAAGAATAAATTGTATTAAACATATTTTATCTAGTGTAGATTATCCAAGTAAAGTTAATAGTAAGCATTTGAAAGTTGACAAGAAAATAGTAATTTCAGGTTCAGAAGAATTAGAAATTATGGAAGATGAAAATAAATTTGCAAAGGCCTAA